CATCAACTAGAGATGTGGGTGCAACAATACATATTCTAAAAACAGGTAATTCCAAATGgtttactttgttttttctctccactgtatTCAAGTTGCATGTGGAGTCAGATGACATACTAACATCTTAAGAGAGCATCCCTCTATGTGACAAAAAAACAGTTGTGTGGCCCTTAGCCATTTCTGGGATGTTGATGTGTAGTGTCACTTCTGTAACTCAGCAAATTAGTTTATTTCTGCCTCCAGAGCAGCTCTGCCTCTGAGCCATGTTTGTATGACAGTTTGGCCCATAATTATATGCAGCTCCATGTAAATGTGATCTGTCTGGGTTTAGCCTCAACTCCAGAGGCTGGAGCTTGGAAAGAGGAGGATTCAACAACCAGACAACTATTTTTGCGCCAGCATTGATGGGCAATGCAGAGACTGCCGTGAAAGATGTAGAACATTTACAATCAAAATAACATGAAGTCCTGTTTAATTGAACAAAACAGGGTAATGTTTAAATTTAGATTGagtgttgtggtgtgtgtggtttggCTGTAATCTTCTGTTATCTCGCAGTCCCACAGTATGTTGCCAAGCTTAATGAAGGTAATGAAGCCCTAAATGACAACACATTGGAGCCATATGGGATCTAAGAGAAAAGACAACTACATGCTGTCATACGCCTGTTCAGCTACAACAAAAGTTCTGAAGTGACTTAAccacaaaatacacataaatacatacaggAAATTATTTTTAGGAACTATTTTGTATCATAACTGGCTCTCAATAAAGGGCCTAGTATGTCAGCTACAACACTTTGAGTGTCATTTGTCTAACAGTAGGCCATCCTTGGTAAAGACGATGACAGATAAAGCGACAATTCATCAAATTAATCTAAGCTCCTGACATCTAAGAACCGCTCTGTACGGTTATAAATAGAAACACTGCACTGATATGAGGAACCTGTTTGAGCTGGTTTTTTGTCTGAGTGAGGTGCCTTTGAACACCATTCTCTAAGGGTAGGAATACATTATGAGTACTGTGCAAATTGTAAATGCTTTGAATTTTCTATTTCTGAAAAAATACAGAATCCGTGTTTTGATATTGTCAATTGGCTCCAAGTCTCTTTTTTCCCAAGATTTGCTACATGTTGATACCTAAAGCTGTTTatatgtgaaaggaaaagtTACTAAATAGTAgtcattaacatttcattttctagCCAACTTATTAGCCCTTTAGATAATGTTGGTCTTTGTACCACATTAAAATATCCCAGCAATTGCCATGATTGaggtgaaatatctcaacatcaCTTTATTATGGTGGCCCTGAAgtacaaatcaaaacaaaaaattggATAACACAACGTCAAATGATATTAACAAAGACAAATTTATAATAAACCAGGCAATCACAAAAACGacaaatgataaaacacaacaacaaatccaaaACAAGCTCTTGTGTTTCTTATTTGTCATTGTGATTTACGCTTCAGGGCCACCTTACTTGGCATGAATGTTATAGGATGTAACCAAATTACTTTCGTTACTTTTCATCTTGTGCCCTCATGATCTAGTCAAAATTCCAAATAGTGCAATACTTCGTTTTTTTACCAAAACCTGTTAATTACTGACAACTACACCTCGGCTGTAGTGTAGTGCCTTTTAGCAATTGTTAGCATGTTAACAAGCTAAACTaagataataaatattataCGTGCTAAAAAGTAAATATTGTCACTGTAAGTCCGTGTTCAGCCATGAGAAAGACTGAAGGGTAAATGTAGGTCACTCCAGTTAGTCTAAAAAAGAAGAACGGTCCCAAATTGTCAAATTTCTATTGCCATTCCACACTGTGTTCTGCACTGTCAAATAAGATAAACTGTATATACATTGCCACACTGGCAGTCCTTCAGGGTGTTTGATGTAATTGTTGCAGCAAAGCTAGAAGATCCTCATCCTTCCTTCACAGGATTACgctgtttttacatttctttttaacaGCCCCCTCTTCTcatcatctgtttttattcaggCCGATGACAGCCAGTGGTCGGAGGCATTATGTCTGTGGGTCGCCCATCCATCTGTCCCATTcttgagaaaatgaaatgtccttGAGGTAATTTTATCATTTGGCAAATACTTTctcttggactcaaggatgacctgattagaatATGTTGGTAATAATATCAAGGTTACTGTGAACTCACAAAATTAATTTGCCTCATGAACAAGTTAAGTAGACCTCGAGATTCTTCAGTTAGTCCACAACTCCTCTATCTGTGCCCGGAAGCACGCTTTGTACCCATCGTATGATTGGTGGATCAAAGAGGTTCTTCATGATCTAAAGCTGGAGAGGGTTAAGGTTTTCTCTTGGCGGTTCCCTGAAGAAATTGGAACCATTTATTGGACTCTTTGGATATAGAACATGAGCAGTTAGATGGCTGAGCCCAGAAGCACAGTTCTCTGAATCCTATAATTTTTTTAcccttattattttattttatttcacttaatgttatttttcacttagtgtgtgtctttgtttttgccCTTTTCGTTGCGTCTATCAACCAGAGACAAAGTGGGGTTGGGATTTCAGAAgtggatggaaaaaaacaacaaagacgaGAGCATTGTTAGTTGGACTTTCTCTTATTTCCTATCATTGATGCTcagtaaaatgtataaaaaaaggaaagaataaaagaagacCTGGAGAAAAACCTTTCAAATTTTGCAAAGCTCTGGCCTGTAAAATTGCAGTCAGAAGGTCAGCCGTGTACAGTCTACGCCCCAGATGTTCTTCCTGAGATGAAATCTGAATAAAAAATCTCAGAAGATATTTCTCATAGAGGTTCTGGGAGAAACCTGAAGCAAATCATGTCATGTCATCTTTGAGAACAATGTCCCCAGAGCAAGTGCAAAGTGATTGTGCAGGTAAAACTATTACACACACGATGAGAAGATATCTGGAAATTTCCTCTGGGGTCATGACGTCATGACTATTGCACAAGATGGCTATGATTGTGTCATGAAATGTTGTTCAAGGATCCCAGTGTTACATTATTGACGATGACAAACGGCATGACTTTGAGAGAAACTTGGATCAGTTGAAAAGCTGACAGCACAGTGTGATCAATTCAAGTGTATATCCCCAGAGACACATCCTCTGGCAGATAGAACAGCCTTCGTCTATTTATGTTTGTGGTTTCTTTAGACCAAACTTTGAAAGCTGGTTAAGAGTTATACATTAAGATGCGCTCATTTCAACTCCTCACAAATTATAATGATGTGGCCGGGAAAGTAGCCAGACCATGATTGTAAAGGTAAATACTCCTGGCAGGATTTTAAATCCATAAAACAGGATAATACCATGATGAATTTGGAAAACAAATTTCATCAAAACCATTAGCCAGCTTATCTATGTCCGTTCACAGCATCACTGCACATAGTTACAGCATCACCACTATAGAAAACTGAGGTTTCAGGTCAAAAATATAAACCATGCAATACTAAGGCTCCTGTGACCAACCATGCAAAGAGACAGGTTTCATCAGCTGCAGTGTCAAAACCACTGTAATACCTGAGATTCTTTCATGTATGATATAAATAATGAGTACATGtcaattctctctctctatatatattgtGTCCTCGTGTGAAGACTCTTTTTGACGTGTCGATCTATGAATTGTGGTCCAAACGTGATTGGTCCTTCTGCAGCCCTGTAATGAGAATATATTTAATTGACGTATTTCCAGATTGTTATGCTATGCTATGTTGTGCTATGGCTGTGCTGAAAAATGAAATTTACGTTATCCATTTTCAACCatctcaatatttttttttcacgaAAATAAATCAAGAGAAACAAAGGAATGAATTCTGCTCCTCAATAAATAAAGAAGTATTATTGACCTGGCTGCATTTATATgtttacagcgccccctgctggtaaAATCAAAGTAGAATCTTCTTATCCTTTAGTTTTCCCGGATAATACATCATTGTGTGTTCAAAATAAACGCATGGCACCTGTCAACCGTGTGTGGAATTACTGAGATTTTGAATTTACTAGAATTTATGCTGCAGGTTTAATCCCTAGAGTATCTCCAAATTCTTTCATTCACACTTTATTTGACAATTCAAACCCCCATATCGCtacaatattgtttttttttttattattccctCTGTTATACGCTATTATAAGTATTTTTGGCCAGTAATAATGTAACTGAATACAAATCAAAGGACAGAGTCAGACCAATGATGTATTTTGACATCCAATTCATTCGTTTTTCTCCTTACAGtcgcttttattctgaaaggtcCAAGAAGGAAGTGTCATTGTTGTGGCCGCTCGAGAAACACGAGAGGGAAACGGTGGCTAACGTGAGTGAGGACTACAAAGTAGATAAAAGAAGGGAGGGACTTTATACCGGGAAGGTGATCAAACGTGATATTAGCAGGGAAACAGGCTTTCACATTGTCAAACTAAACTCTAACGTAAGCTTCAAACGGAAACGCTTTCGTGTCGGTATTATTTAACAGAGTAAGCTAACCGTAGTCAGTTAGCCAAGTGTTGCTAAAACACCGGCAACTGATTGACATCTCTGACGTCTAGAGACATGCTCTACTTTAAAATTTCTAAATTTGGCTTTTTGTCATTGTAGGTGAAAGGTGAAGGAAGTTGTTGTCGTTGGGAATGTCATCACCTCCGTATGGTCACAGGAGTCATGAAGGGTCCACGCACATCTCGGACAGCGATTCAGAGACCGAGGTACGTTCATCACTGTTGTTCTGCTTTACTCACAGTCGGTGTTCATGTCCCCTCCTGCTCACTGAACTGTCACACGCACTGAAAAACAATCTAAAAAGTGCTGTCCTTCTTCTGTGCTCTAATGGCGGTTGGCAAACTACTTCCAGGTGCAGTTCTGTCACCTTCTGGAATAGAGTGAACTCCAGAACATCTGTTTAATATAACTGGATTCgattctttttcttatttccgTGGATTCTAAAAACCGGAACACAGCCCTACCCTACCCTACAGCTGAACCTCGGATTCCTCTGGACTGTGCCTTGCAGTGAATGTGTATGCGGCCGGTATCTGGGACAGTGTAACAACATCTAATTCTAGATATgatgtcctcctcctgcttcttctgttgcctcctctcattcctctcGATCCTGTGAATGATGTAGTCACACTCACACCAGCCCTGATTTCCCTCTTGGCATTTTTGTCCTGTCTTCTCGAGTCTGAATTTGTGAGAAAGTGCTGTTACTTTTCATCGCTTTTTTTGAGCGAGCCCTTAAATCACGTGATCAAGCCTACATGCAGGCTCCCGGATATTTCTTAGCTGTGTCTCTTCACTGTGGATGTTCATGTCCCCACAGCCAAAGCTCCCCCTCAACCAGTTCTATCCATACATCCGCTGCGCCCTGTGCTGCGGCTTCCTCATCGACGCCACCACCATCACAGAGTGTCTGCACACATGTAAGTTACAAAACAGGTGTCAGCTAGATCCTCGAGTCCCCAGAGAGTGTATAAAAACATACATGCATTGATGGAGATCTAACCTTTAGTAAGGACGATGGAATACATTGATGTAATATATTGGTCTGAACTAGGGAGCCATTTAACCCCTGACATGATATCCAACAAATGCCAGAATTCAACAAGACTGTATTCAAGACACTAGCTGATAAACTGGTTGGAATAATGTATTGTCGGCCAATATCATTGTATTccagacaaatatatatatatatatatatatatatgtatgtatatatatatgtatgtatgtgttttatattacatatgtatAAGAGCCAAAGATATAATCAAATTCATCCTGGTCTTATCACTATGAACATATTTtacatgtgaatatgcagaatgtGTAGGTGAGGGGCAACATTTTGGGGCAGGAAGCCTCCTGTTTTcagtttctagtttgaccaatcacgtgtGAGCAGCCCTTTGTTGCCCGCTGGTAGACAGGACTGTTTACCAGCAtggagagcgaaagagagagagaacagattGACCGAAAGTCTTCTGCTATTggcttttttaatttatctgcatGCATATGCTGATAGCTCTTTATTCAGATTAGCAAAAATGTTAAAATCTAAAACACATACAAGAAGTattgtggtttgtgttttgtgtggagaaatgttAGACTCATGTGATAACAATAACTCATCAGACTGTATTACTGTAAACAGTGTATGGTGAACAGAAGATTGAGTCTTGTTCCAGATATTGGCTGTCTATAGCAGAAGTTCCAAATTATTGTCTGTTGCCCCTAGAGCTTATTCACTGCCAAACAATAGCTGAAGGGCTCAGCTTTGTCCAATAAAAGCAACTGACGTGTCATTTCAACTGAAAAACGTCCTGCTCATTGTATGATTTAATCACTATTCTTTTCAGGGATCTTTATCtgacatgtttctgtatttttataaatataaatataagctTAAATATATTCACAAGATTATTcacatattaatatttatatcagCCTCAAAAGTCCATATTAGTTTGACTGTATCACACACCTGACTTCCTGCCTTATATTGTGAGGTTTTACTTTTTCTCAGTTTGCAAAAGCTGCATCGTGAAGCACTTCTTCTACAGCAGCAGGTGTCCCACATGCAACATTGTGGTCCATCAAAGTCAACCCCTTTACAACATCAGGTAGGAGCTCATTCTGGATGTTTAATGACTTTTACCGTCCTCTGTTAAACCTGCTAAATTAGCAAGTGGCTGTCAGATTGTCAGGGTTTTCGACAGTTAGTCAGAGCAAAAGGgttgaaaaacacattcttaTAACTGGAATACAATAGTTTTCTCGGTTAAAGTTTGAGACAGagaattgtgacatttaaaTTTAAGTTCAAGTTTACTTTATTATCCCAGATGGGAAACCTGGCTAACAGAACGGAATACAGACAAAAAGTACATATGTAATATGTAATGTCATGTGATGTGTCTAAAAGTCAGAAATACatgctaaatataaaaaagaactTAATCCAATATTCAGGTTCAGTAAATGTATTGCACAGGGCACAAAATAGCCTTTACTCCTATTAAACCTGACCCGGGGGgtatttatgatatttaaacTGTTTATCTGCTGCTACTCAGGTCTATAACAAAGCAGtctattcaatatttttttctccacaggCCTGACAGACAACTGCAGGACATTGTTTACAAAATGATTCCCTACCTGGAGGAGTGTAAGTGCATGTACAGTGTATTACAGAACAGTACACCAGttaatatctcaaaaatgtCATGGTATGAAAAGTCTTGTCCATATAATACAATTCTGTCCCAAACGGATTGTATGGATCTTTGACAAGAGTTTTCTTAAtcaaacttttctcttttcacatCATTCATATGAACCAACTGCAACAAAATTCAGTTCCTGCAATaatgagttttctttttttaaatatttaaatattaatattttattgtatgCTCCTGGGTCCTCCTGGGTATGATACATCTGTAGAGAGATTCTGCTGCTGTTCCCAGATTATTGCTCCCAGTTGCTCTTTGCTCAACAAGCTCTGTTGCTTTacttttcactttaaaatcTAACTTTTTTGACTTGCCTGGTCAGGGATAGTTTTCGTCTTTTAAAACTATTGTGTgatttttgctcttttttcgTGGATCTTTATAATCTCATGTTGAGCTTCTTAAGAAAGGGAGTCTTCTCttcattttatttagatatacaAACCTAAACACTTTTTGTACAAATGGATTTTGaatcttttgacatttttgtgataTTTCACATGTCGTGACTGTTttgttgtatatattttatgtaaatatatatttagatgcATTTGATATAACTGATGTGTTTaatgtcttttctcttctctctacAGATGAACGAGAACAGATGTGTAACTTctacaaagagagagggatggaggtgcCTAAACCAGGTAAAACAATTGCATTAAAAGTTTCAGTAAACAGGTTGAACACTGGAACACATGTTGTTTTGTCAGACTGAGATCAGTGGTGAACAAATCTACTCAAGGTCAGAGAAAACGTTTGATCACTTTTCCTCTTTATTCATTTTAGAGGAGAAAATATCAATCGATTTTGTTGTGATAGTTGTCGTGAAGTACTAAATATACTgaatggaaaagaaaatctgaactGCAATGACACTcaatacctctgccaaggcccaacactccTCTTAAACTGAATCCCAAAAAATGTCATCAAGGTCCATGATTTATTCCCTAGGAAAACGGTGTAAAGGTAGAAAAACACCCTAAATTGCTATGTTAAACAAAGTGGGGCCGCAGGATGCTCCAGATGCACACCACAATTGAATATGTTTTTCCCTGACttatactgcatccttccaccatccTTTTGTGGAAATGTCTTTAGTAGTTTTCAGTGCTCTTCTACATCTGTATCTTCTTTTATCTCTCGATGAAGATTTTCAGCACAACCATAGCAAACACTTCAGAGTTGGTCACTCaagcttctcctctgtgttttctcgtCTCTTGTTTGCAGTGGTGATCacctctccagctcctgttgtgatgaagaggcagaggagagataACACTCCTCAGTCTGTGTTCACCATTCCTCCTGAGCTGgatgtttctctgctgctggactTTGTTGGGTAAGGATCTCATTGAACAGCTCTTAATCGAGCAATAACACAGAGCTTTAGGTACTCTGTCTCTTTTCATTCAGTGCATTAATATGCAATTGAaagatcttaaaaaaaatatagccCAAAAGATCTGAGCTTGACCACTTGCTCTCTATATATATCATGACATTTCCCTCGTCTCACCGGGAAGATGTTTTATTGCATTAACTAAGATGGCAGTCAGTAGAGCACAGACCTCCACCAAACACCAGCAGACCtgtatgaaacatttaaattcattaggtccagatttttatttggatctacacCAATTGGAAAAATCAACGAAAGTGTTGAAAAATTCCTAGACACTCCCcgtgatttggatctgcacgaAATTTGTATGCCCTCTTAGCTGAACCACTAAGCAAATAAGTGAACATACACACTATCAGGAATGTGGAACTGCTAATAAAAAAGCAGCCATTGGTAATTATTGCTATGACCTGGTCGAATGGTTTGTCATTAAAAGGCCCTGATACTGATGAACACCTACTCATATTGTGTACCTTATGTcccattgaaaaaaaacatactcAAAGGTTCTCTGTGAAACTCAGTATTATTACAatcagagggaaacaaaaacctgcaggttaattgttttatatttgccCTGTGTTGCAGGTGTTAATCATTGTCTAGTTTGGCAATCACTGAATTTTTAAGGTTCAGTGCTTTGCTTTTTGTCTGTAGATGTAAATAAGACCAACTGACCGGAGTTTTACTCCTAGTTGGCATTTCTTCTatttagaaaaagaagaagaccaGTTTGCAGACATGAACGAATTTACCATGCAGTTACTCAGGCAGATCACCAGATGATGCTGTTGTcttaatctgtgtttttttgcgCCATACGAAATAAATGAACTTACATCTACTCTTGTTTTGTTCTCAGGGCTGAAGAGGGCATTATTGGCTTTAAGGTAACAACCTTAAACTTCAATATTTATCAAGTCATATAAGGgttattattttttgtattattatcttTGTTGTTACTATTATTATGATGCACTGTAACAGATAATATAGTATAACATCTACTGGCTGCTGGATATACTAACTATCACAAGAAGTGTGGTTACCAAGCAGATCATTATTCATCATGGACTGTGTCGTTCACATTTTCTACAAAGTAATTATGCAATTTTTTCTGGCCTTTTAACACTGGTCTCTCAGTTTTATCACTGTGACCAGCAGCCATACAATCTGTGTGTACTGGGTTTATGAACACCATAAGTCTGCTTTTGAACAAGACTGTATGAGAGTAAACATGTTCCAAACAGGCAAACCCAGCTTTTTCCACTGTTGAACATTTTCTTATGACATGAACCAGATTCTTTCctgaatattctgtatttttgaaTGGAAGACTTTGATACAGTGTGTTCTACCTGTTCCTGTGTAGCCGTTGGAGAGGCGGTATGTTCGGGTGTCCGGTGAGGCCACCATCCGGCACGTGGAGTTGTTCatcaggaggaagatggagcTTAGCGCAACCTGCCTGGTGAGTCTGCCAGGCTTACAGCTAATCGGTCAACACAGTGACATGACCACAGTGTTGATCCTGATTCGCGCTTTGGACCAACTTGGAAGTAGGACAGCAGACGGAAGTTGGCACCGCACTTTAATGAAGGTGTGCACATTGAGCACACTCAAAAGAGCACAGCAGCgtcagacatgttcagaggTGTTCCTTTCATGTAGCTTGTGTTGTTAGTGACCTGAATGACCGTCTGATTCACAGGATGTGGACTGGAGATAGAAGCCTGCCAATCACACTGTAGATGTAGATCCATTAAAGTTTTTAGTCGGTTTTTAGTAGAATAGCAGTTTTTCAAAAAATATCTTTTAACTCGTCATTATGGATTTTGTGTAAAGTGGTGGCAATTTTATCCATCCAAAACCAAATCTACAAGGCACATTTTGACACGTGTCAGTCTATCTTTGGTTAACATCAGCTCCCTGAATAGTAGAATTTGATCACCTGTCTCTCGATTAACAAATTGAAGCTACCGTACCCCGATGTctacatctgtttgtgtgtgtttaatgcagTCAGGGTTTGTTGTGTGTCATCTGACTTGTCAAAGGACGAGCAGCTGCAGATTTTAGAATTTGTTTAGTTTATGcagtagtttattttaattaagaaATATCTAAGAACTGCTCACTGCAATAGCACCATATATACTTTCGAAAGGGTAACCTAAGTCACATGACTAGTTGTTGGAATAATACACTATCCTGATGAAAGCAGGATAACTGAAAATGTCTGAGACAGAATGCTGGGGACTTGTTTGGCACTAAATTATAGCAACACTCAGCCTTGTCTTAACCTTACTGAAACATGTGTCTGGGTCGCCGCGTTATTCGTGTTCCACAAATCCACATCGGCCAGGTGTCAGCTGACCCTCCTGTATGATCCTCCTGACCAGGGTAACATGTGGTCTGAAGCTGGCagtgaaaaagaggaaacagtaaAGGAAATGAACTCTGTGATTCAAACTTTCCAACATTATTTAACTGTCCCGACATAGAGGAGTCACCTGTTCAGGTCAAAACTCAGCAGGCCGCCTACATCTAAAGGACAACAGACACTCGTTCAGGACAACCGTAATCTGATTACGATCAAGTTGTTAGTGCAGGGATACCGCATGTCTGTCTCAGAGCAGGGGGCAGGCTGTCAGAGGAGGCTCGGGGTCAAAACGATCGGTGTCACGTCCAGAAGTGTCTTCGTTTCTTCAGACAAACAGGGATGTCTGTGTGAGATCGGTTTACCAGAGGCAGAGTTTAGGAGTTGGTGTATTTGGTATTTAGAA
The Platichthys flesus chromosome 12, fPlaFle2.1, whole genome shotgun sequence DNA segment above includes these coding regions:
- the pcgf6 gene encoding polycomb group RING finger protein 6 encodes the protein MSSPPYGHRSHEGSTHISDSDSETEPKLPLNQFYPYIRCALCCGFLIDATTITECLHTFCKSCIVKHFFYSSRCPTCNIVVHQSQPLYNIRPDRQLQDIVYKMIPYLEEYEREQMCNFYKERGMEVPKPVVITSPAPVVMKRQRRDNTPQSVFTIPPELDVSLLLDFVGAEEGIIGFKPLERRYVRVSGEATIRHVELFIRRKMELSATCLVDVVCGDHLLDPSQSLKDVQSTVGDAALQDGLLVLQFGLILPALP